In a genomic window of Chromatiales bacterium 21-64-14:
- a CDS encoding two-component system response regulator → MDDRIILLVEDNPDDEALTLRAFRKNNICNRVVVARDGVEALDYLLKLSPGAPGMPAVVLLDLKLPKVDGLEVLRRIRAHESIRLLPVVILTSSREEQDLAASYSLGANSYVRKPVDFDQFLEAARQLGLYWLLLNEPPPG, encoded by the coding sequence ATGGACGACAGGATCATCCTTCTCGTGGAGGACAACCCCGATGACGAGGCACTCACGCTGCGGGCGTTCCGCAAGAACAACATCTGCAACCGGGTGGTGGTGGCCCGCGACGGGGTAGAGGCGCTGGACTATCTTCTCAAACTCTCCCCCGGCGCACCGGGGATGCCGGCCGTGGTCCTGCTGGACCTGAAGTTGCCCAAGGTGGACGGGCTGGAGGTGCTGCGCCGCATCCGCGCCCACGAGTCTATCCGCCTGCTTCCGGTGGTGATTCTCACCTCGTCGCGCGAAGAGCAGGATTTGGCGGCCAGCTACAGCCTGGGCGCCAACAGCTATGTGCGCAAGCCGGTGGACTTCGACCAGTTTCTGGAGGCGGCGCGCCAGCTCGGACTCTATTGGCTGCTTCTCAACGAGCCCCCTCCGGGCTAG